The following are from one region of the Desulfuromonas acetexigens genome:
- a CDS encoding GNA1162 family protein, translated as MRKFALSLMFVSLLGGCSTPRHYAAEALGLGYVKRIVILPFENHTESKFAEERFRDVVATEILSRGLFDIIEKGEAQRFLREELVRKEQETLDTAAAQRLGEELGVEAYLAGAVQDFGEKQNGTYTFPLVSATLRLVDVKTGQIIWQSSASESGYRTVDRLFGFVSDDISHVSFRLAGRMLNTLQKD; from the coding sequence GTGCGAAAATTTGCCTTGTCGCTGATGTTCGTGAGTCTGCTCGGCGGTTGTTCCACTCCCCGGCACTACGCCGCCGAAGCCCTGGGGCTCGGTTATGTGAAGCGGATCGTCATTCTCCCCTTCGAAAACCATACGGAATCCAAATTCGCCGAGGAACGCTTCCGCGATGTCGTCGCCACCGAGATTCTCAGCCGGGGCCTCTTCGATATCATCGAGAAGGGGGAAGCCCAGCGCTTTTTGCGCGAGGAGCTGGTGCGCAAGGAGCAGGAGACCCTCGATACGGCCGCTGCCCAGCGTTTAGGGGAAGAGCTGGGGGTCGAGGCCTATCTGGCCGGGGCCGTTCAGGATTTCGGGGAGAAGCAGAACGGGACGTACACCTTTCCCCTGGTTTCCGCCACCCTGCGCCTGGTCGACGTCAAGACCGGCCAGATCATCTGGCAGTCGAGTGCCAGCGAGAGCGGCTACCGTACCGTCGACCGACTTTTCGGTTTTGTCAGCGACGACATCAGCCATGTCAGCTTCCGCTTAGCCGGTCGCATGCTGAACACCCTGCAGAAGGATTAA
- a CDS encoding cytochrome c3 family protein, with the protein MSRPVTDQPRPKRIRHATLVAALWLAALAVPVWAGPYGDSAHGDTVNGVARIGLASPGPYVVGNCAHCHEQHASMGGVEPTPVSGSPSPFALFSPGFDSSRRYKPYQTTDVMCFGCHAATGSQQAPGGSLLNYDYARAFAGYDTGGPSGILEAFNQNLAGSDASYHNLYDVWSYAKRFPYFKDASAPCDACHNPHRARRNREFPQNPEYTALSRPTEHESLWGDGAEERMSAYGGSYQAPLYFGSHMTYEPGGVGEIGADGSQTPNYVTYCNDCHGDRIRSTTLARDVTAIDWKTGGGDSVGSGDKHGYNGFTGSIFMKKPFDKVAVPAGGYVLSCMDCHEAHGSPNAYLVRRSVNGEALDGVFAQDPSGKSWAYLCGRCHQDDYQQGGDLNQVNRWRTVHHGGTGTIGSDVPYQTGGGGNCVNCHEWSSGPQPIGCGYCHFHGSYCDSTHPGTLPNGKTIPAPIGGVRRTF; encoded by the coding sequence ATGAGCAGACCGGTAACGGATCAGCCGCGACCGAAGCGGATTCGTCACGCCACCCTCGTTGCGGCACTATGGCTTGCGGCCCTCGCCGTACCCGTCTGGGCCGGCCCTTATGGGGATTCGGCGCACGGTGATACGGTGAACGGCGTCGCGCGTATCGGCCTGGCTTCCCCGGGGCCCTATGTCGTCGGCAACTGCGCCCATTGTCATGAGCAGCATGCCAGTATGGGCGGCGTTGAGCCTACGCCCGTGTCGGGGAGTCCTTCCCCCTTCGCCCTCTTTTCCCCGGGCTTTGATTCGAGTCGGCGCTATAAGCCTTATCAGACCACGGATGTCATGTGTTTCGGTTGCCACGCCGCCACCGGTTCCCAACAGGCGCCGGGCGGCTCTCTACTCAATTACGATTACGCCAGGGCATTTGCCGGTTATGACACCGGCGGTCCCTCCGGTATTCTCGAAGCCTTTAATCAAAATCTGGCCGGTTCCGACGCGTCCTACCACAACCTTTACGATGTCTGGAGCTATGCCAAGCGTTTCCCCTATTTCAAGGACGCTTCGGCCCCTTGCGACGCCTGTCACAATCCCCATCGTGCCCGCCGCAACCGGGAATTCCCACAGAACCCCGAATACACCGCTCTCTCGCGACCGACCGAACATGAAAGCCTGTGGGGGGATGGGGCGGAGGAACGGATGAGCGCCTATGGCGGCAGTTATCAAGCGCCGCTCTATTTCGGCTCGCACATGACCTATGAGCCGGGTGGGGTCGGCGAAATCGGTGCCGACGGCTCTCAAACCCCCAACTATGTGACCTATTGCAACGATTGCCACGGGGATCGAATTCGCAGCACCACCCTGGCCCGGGACGTGACCGCCATCGACTGGAAGACCGGCGGTGGTGATTCCGTCGGTTCCGGAGACAAACATGGATACAATGGTTTCACCGGCTCCATCTTCATGAAAAAGCCTTTTGACAAAGTTGCCGTGCCGGCGGGGGGTTATGTTCTGTCCTGCATGGACTGTCACGAAGCGCACGGTTCCCCCAATGCCTATCTGGTGCGACGCTCCGTCAATGGCGAGGCGCTGGATGGCGTCTTCGCTCAGGATCCCTCAGGCAAGTCCTGGGCCTATCTCTGTGGCCGCTGTCATCAGGACGATTACCAGCAGGGCGGCGATCTCAATCAGGTCAATCGCTGGCGCACCGTGCATCACGGCGGCACGGGCACGATCGGCTCGGATGTCCCCTACCAGACGGGCGGGGGAGGCAATTGCGTCAACTGCCACGAATGGAGCTCCGGTCCCCAGCCGATCGGCTGCGGCTACTGCCATTTCCACGGCTCTTACTGCGACAGTACCCACCCCGGAACCCTGCCCAACGGCAAAACCATTCCCGCACCCATCGGCGGTGTTCGACGGACGTTTTGA
- a CDS encoding peptidylprolyl isomerase yields MQTLGCRASVFLVLVVSLVLPGAALAFLWGDAQELVSVNDTRLTTEDYRDWWREWQEKEMPVPETPDEFVDWMLLFQEAQAMQLDQNPEFLKKVGIFLKVRALMQLKQEEVGAKTKMPDDKTLWEAYRKGYTPIYNLHMVAVDAEEQAAEIRRLLDAGKSLADAAKETGLSGADEELAQSGSMRASKIPEALRKSIADAPAKSIVGPIPFGHSWYFLEVLERSDGSKEDFAKVKNDLIRHDLKVQENELTRQLTEALAKKYQVTVDEELLGRITAEGFPKEDGEKTVLRVGNTVVSVDALYQATLKELEMRGGAHRKSLDFEATKQRVVADAVAQTVTGLEALDRHYESQPPLKATYDFYRQHRMIKELEKAVLEPGIKVDENDAKAYYAAHPELFSRGGLVELSVVQTNEVKLAEQVEEELKAGGDFFKVMQPLSPAGVEVRRTPLDHLHPVIQQAVATMAPGQVSGALKDGDNIYFVKLIRTDETESIPFEKVAEDIRTRLREERFAAAKSELVKTLRDRSAIKVNQRAWNSLRKSLIKEGDGKNEK; encoded by the coding sequence TTGCAAACGCTAGGCTGCAGAGCTTCCGTTTTTCTGGTTCTCGTTGTATCTCTCGTTCTTCCTGGCGCCGCACTGGCCTTTTTATGGGGGGATGCGCAGGAGCTGGTTTCCGTCAACGATACTCGCCTGACGACCGAGGATTACCGCGACTGGTGGCGGGAATGGCAAGAAAAAGAGATGCCGGTTCCCGAAACCCCTGACGAATTTGTCGACTGGATGCTCCTGTTTCAGGAAGCCCAGGCCATGCAGCTCGATCAGAATCCCGAATTTCTGAAAAAGGTGGGGATTTTTCTCAAGGTTCGGGCGCTGATGCAACTCAAGCAGGAAGAGGTCGGCGCCAAGACCAAAATGCCCGACGACAAGACCCTGTGGGAAGCCTATCGCAAGGGCTATACCCCGATCTACAACCTGCATATGGTGGCGGTTGATGCCGAGGAGCAGGCCGCTGAGATCAGGCGTCTGCTCGATGCGGGCAAGAGCCTCGCCGATGCGGCCAAGGAGACGGGGCTGTCCGGAGCCGACGAGGAGCTTGCGCAATCCGGGTCGATGCGGGCGAGCAAGATTCCCGAAGCTTTGCGCAAGTCTATTGCCGATGCCCCAGCAAAGAGCATTGTCGGTCCTATCCCTTTCGGTCATTCCTGGTATTTTCTTGAAGTTTTGGAGCGCAGCGACGGTAGCAAGGAAGATTTCGCCAAGGTCAAGAATGACCTGATCCGCCACGATCTTAAAGTGCAGGAAAACGAACTGACCCGGCAGCTGACGGAGGCGTTGGCCAAAAAATACCAGGTGACGGTGGACGAGGAACTCCTCGGCCGGATCACCGCCGAGGGCTTTCCGAAAGAGGATGGCGAAAAAACGGTACTGCGCGTCGGCAATACGGTGGTGAGTGTCGACGCACTCTATCAGGCGACGCTCAAGGAGTTGGAAATGCGCGGCGGAGCCCATCGCAAGTCCCTTGATTTCGAGGCGACCAAGCAGCGTGTGGTCGCCGACGCCGTCGCCCAGACCGTGACCGGGCTGGAGGCGCTGGATCGACACTATGAAAGCCAGCCGCCGCTGAAAGCAACCTACGATTTCTACCGCCAACACCGCATGATCAAGGAACTGGAAAAGGCGGTGCTTGAACCTGGAATCAAGGTCGACGAAAACGACGCCAAGGCCTACTACGCGGCGCATCCCGAACTTTTCAGCCGCGGGGGGCTGGTCGAGCTGTCGGTGGTGCAGACCAACGAAGTCAAGTTGGCCGAGCAGGTGGAGGAGGAGCTCAAGGCGGGGGGGGATTTCTTCAAGGTGATGCAGCCCCTATCGCCGGCCGGGGTGGAAGTTCGGCGGACGCCGCTCGATCACCTCCATCCGGTCATTCAGCAGGCAGTGGCGACCATGGCCCCCGGTCAGGTCAGTGGCGCCCTTAAGGACGGTGACAATATCTATTTCGTCAAACTGATTCGGACCGACGAAACGGAATCGATCCCTTTTGAGAAAGTTGCCGAGGATATCCGGACCCGGCTGCGCGAGGAGCGTTTTGCTGCGGCCAAAAGCGAGCTGGTCAAGACCCTGCGCGACCGTTCAGCGATCAAGGTCAATCAACGGGCCTGGAACAGTCTGCGAAAAAGCCTGATCAAAGAGGGGGATGGCAAGAATGAAAAATAA
- a CDS encoding cytochrome c3 family protein, which yields MKNKLTHRVGWFGAILGLLMLAACAGGGSSAPKGGSGKPCLECHAEYRQRLMQGVVHAPVAKEDCNACHRGHGLIGGAYLNSTVPALCFRCHGEMGKTQGDLKVPHRPVSEGKCAACHETHNGPYAALLKAEGEQSCFACHDKQPFAGKNRHQPLSEGCKACHQTHGSDFPALLGEERDALCRRCHDAGTAAFKGKHGGYPVTTACVDCHSSHTSDQVALLRAHVHSPVQGGECSQCHAAATAAAPFGVKSQGGNLCYGCHGDVQQMLNQPGVHAPVAQGTCDACHSPHAGDHPGMTRTDPAELCFECHKFKHLGPGVPHEEAKAHQPVAEGNCLACHDGHAPASGQDALLRKASDQLCQDCHAGVTATRRVAHPPARDGRCSTCHQPHESKFGGLLVKDQRTLCGECHQSVDQDMGRPSLHSPFAGGKCDGCHDPHGANQKQLLLNTGVALCAPCHPQVEDERKQPRRHQPFREGRCDLCHDPHAADQPFQLTSAADGLCVTCHPGRKVTEAVPSAHRNCAVCHHAHGNDEPSYLLQEQPTLCINCHKINSFWEKGSGHPPAEEGKCGACHDPHAPQNYKEVGTLCAGCHELGAALKKSHQGIEPGRNSCLGCHDPHGGPDKSLTLPVKHAPFADGDCKACHKGGR from the coding sequence ATGAAAAATAAACTGACGCATAGGGTGGGATGGTTCGGCGCGATTCTGGGTCTGCTGATGCTGGCGGCCTGCGCCGGCGGCGGAAGCTCGGCGCCGAAGGGCGGCAGCGGCAAGCCCTGCCTGGAGTGCCATGCCGAATACCGGCAGCGCCTGATGCAGGGGGTTGTTCATGCTCCGGTCGCCAAGGAAGACTGCAACGCCTGCCATCGCGGGCATGGCCTGATCGGCGGCGCCTATCTGAACAGCACGGTGCCGGCCCTCTGCTTTCGCTGCCATGGCGAGATGGGCAAGACCCAGGGCGATCTGAAAGTTCCCCATCGGCCGGTGAGCGAGGGGAAATGCGCGGCCTGTCATGAAACCCACAACGGCCCATATGCGGCCCTGCTCAAGGCCGAAGGGGAGCAAAGCTGCTTCGCCTGCCATGACAAGCAGCCCTTTGCCGGCAAGAATCGCCACCAGCCGCTGAGCGAAGGGTGCAAGGCCTGTCATCAGACGCACGGCAGCGACTTTCCGGCGCTGTTGGGCGAAGAGCGGGATGCCCTGTGTCGGCGCTGCCATGATGCCGGGACGGCCGCCTTCAAAGGGAAGCATGGCGGTTATCCGGTGACCACGGCCTGTGTCGACTGCCACAGCAGCCATACTTCCGATCAGGTCGCCCTGTTGCGGGCCCATGTTCATTCCCCGGTACAGGGGGGGGAGTGTTCCCAGTGTCATGCCGCAGCGACAGCCGCCGCGCCCTTCGGGGTAAAATCCCAGGGCGGCAACCTCTGTTACGGCTGCCACGGCGATGTTCAGCAGATGCTCAATCAGCCCGGCGTCCATGCGCCGGTTGCCCAGGGAACCTGCGATGCCTGCCATTCCCCCCACGCCGGCGACCATCCCGGCATGACCAGGACGGATCCCGCCGAGCTGTGTTTCGAATGCCACAAATTCAAGCATTTGGGACCCGGGGTGCCACACGAGGAGGCCAAGGCGCACCAGCCCGTGGCTGAGGGGAATTGTCTGGCCTGCCATGACGGTCATGCGCCGGCCTCCGGGCAGGATGCGCTGCTGCGCAAGGCCTCGGACCAGCTCTGTCAGGATTGCCATGCCGGCGTCACCGCTACCCGGCGGGTGGCGCATCCGCCGGCCCGGGACGGGCGTTGCTCTACCTGCCACCAGCCCCACGAAAGCAAATTCGGCGGCCTGCTGGTCAAAGATCAGCGCACTCTGTGCGGCGAGTGCCATCAGTCCGTGGACCAGGATATGGGGCGCCCCAGTCTGCACAGCCCCTTCGCCGGCGGCAAGTGCGACGGTTGTCATGATCCCCATGGGGCCAATCAGAAGCAGCTGTTGCTCAATACCGGCGTCGCCCTGTGCGCGCCCTGTCATCCCCAGGTGGAAGATGAGCGCAAGCAGCCGCGCCGCCATCAGCCCTTCCGCGAGGGGCGGTGCGACCTTTGCCATGATCCCCATGCCGCCGATCAGCCCTTCCAGCTGACCAGCGCCGCCGACGGGTTGTGCGTGACCTGCCATCCCGGACGCAAGGTGACCGAGGCGGTTCCCTCCGCCCATCGCAATTGCGCGGTCTGCCATCATGCACACGGTAACGACGAGCCCAGCTATCTGCTGCAGGAGCAGCCGACGCTCTGTATCAACTGCCACAAGATCAACAGCTTCTGGGAGAAAGGGAGCGGTCATCCGCCGGCGGAAGAGGGGAAGTGCGGCGCCTGCCACGATCCCCATGCCCCGCAGAACTATAAGGAGGTGGGGACGCTCTGCGCCGGGTGTCACGAGCTGGGGGCCGCCCTCAAGAAGAGCCACCAGGGGATCGAACCCGGCCGGAACAGCTGTCTGGGTTGTCACGACCCCCATGGCGGTCCCGACAAGTCGCTGACCCTGCCGGTGAAACATGCACCTTTCGCCGACGGCGATTGCAAGGCTTGTCATAAGGGAGGTCGCTAA
- a CDS encoding SPOR domain-containing protein, with product MQPVRCIGMVANDNVGNDLSYPSSLFYDPAADEIYVTSPLKNKLVLFTADYFPYMSVGAGRGLHSVTSCYVSDNRLYACAGASKDEPRGHLVMLDGAFLPEGKIFFSGFEGADVFLPRKVVVGANGNIYVTGLTGVGVVVLDPAGNFLKTIEPRDDVLGVTEQVAIISMTVGANGNLYLLSEGMGRVYVYDRNEKFLYKFGQKGGESGKLARPRGLAVDDRAGRVYVVDYQRHAVSAFSLEGEFLFEFGGMGQARGWLNYPSDVCVDSFGRVIVADTFNHRIQIYEVVGDGAATAPVTALPEAPGAEIAEVEETAEEVSAPEEAVVATPPTDKRVDRDKAPEVLPEAPRDDYVLQVAFAREPEAAQALLERLAAGGYQVFIYEVDRGDKGLWYKVLIGPFVEKAEAEAMAARLKAEEKLTAIVSKR from the coding sequence GTGCAGCCGGTTCGTTGCATCGGGATGGTTGCCAATGACAATGTCGGTAACGACCTCTCCTATCCTTCCTCTCTTTTTTACGATCCCGCCGCCGACGAGATTTACGTCACCAGTCCGTTGAAGAACAAACTAGTTCTTTTCACCGCCGATTATTTTCCCTACATGTCCGTGGGTGCCGGGCGCGGCCTGCACAGTGTTACCAGCTGTTATGTGTCCGACAATCGCCTCTATGCCTGTGCCGGGGCGAGCAAGGACGAGCCCCGTGGGCATCTGGTCATGCTCGACGGCGCCTTTCTGCCTGAGGGCAAAATCTTCTTTTCGGGGTTTGAAGGGGCCGATGTCTTTCTGCCGCGCAAGGTGGTGGTCGGGGCCAACGGCAACATCTACGTGACGGGTCTGACCGGTGTCGGCGTCGTCGTTCTCGATCCCGCCGGAAATTTCCTGAAGACGATCGAGCCCCGGGACGATGTGCTCGGAGTGACCGAGCAGGTGGCGATCATCTCCATGACGGTCGGCGCTAACGGTAATCTCTATCTGCTCAGTGAGGGGATGGGGCGGGTTTACGTTTACGACCGCAACGAAAAATTTCTCTACAAATTCGGTCAGAAGGGGGGGGAATCCGGCAAGTTGGCCCGCCCCCGGGGGCTGGCCGTGGATGATCGGGCCGGACGGGTCTATGTGGTCGACTATCAGCGGCATGCGGTCTCCGCTTTTTCCCTCGAAGGGGAATTTCTGTTCGAGTTCGGCGGCATGGGGCAGGCGCGCGGTTGGCTGAACTATCCCAGTGATGTCTGTGTCGACAGCTTCGGTCGCGTCATCGTCGCCGATACCTTTAACCATCGGATCCAGATTTACGAAGTGGTGGGCGACGGTGCCGCAACGGCACCCGTGACGGCTTTGCCCGAAGCCCCCGGGGCGGAGATTGCGGAGGTTGAAGAGACAGCCGAGGAAGTGTCGGCACCGGAAGAGGCCGTCGTTGCGACTCCCCCGACGGATAAACGGGTCGATCGCGACAAGGCTCCGGAGGTTCTGCCGGAAGCGCCGCGCGACGATTATGTCTTGCAGGTGGCTTTCGCCCGCGAGCCCGAAGCCGCTCAGGCCCTGCTGGAGCGGTTGGCGGCCGGGGGCTACCAGGTCTTTATTTATGAAGTCGACCGGGGGGACAAAGGTCTCTGGTACAAGGTGCTGATCGGTCCTTTTGTCGAGAAGGCCGAGGCCGAGGCGATGGCGGCCCGGTTGAAGGCGGAAGAGAAGCTGACGGCGATCGTGAGCAAGCGTTAG
- a CDS encoding cytochrome c3 family protein: protein MKKIVKALMSAVFIWLTLVLLPAPGLASSCFECHKPSEFQGAVVHRPVAEKRCDQCHNPHVARHEGLLVMAQRELCQGCHEPLRKRMENSSFLHQPVKEGNCGGCHAPHASAVAGLLDKPEKELCFGCHDRLNKSYSRPHKPFQDGRCGTCHDPHGGDDYRLLKTSGAGLCLGCHKNEEGMKKAHLGRDSRSLDCLGCHHPHGGDGRGLLRGVKHKPFAQGNCQTCHGKSQGADSCLGCHQGVLASFNKTHSHLQSSDGGNPCIACHNPHVGDRAGLLPANEGAGCQSCHPGTFKRSSQMLHQHPGWNKCSDCHDLHGSDWPGMVKGSAADVCANCHERHKSFSHPMGEKALDPRNGTPMDCMTCHDANVGTNYKYFLHGSAERGLCVQCHLSY from the coding sequence ATGAAGAAAATCGTTAAGGCCCTGATGTCAGCGGTATTCATCTGGCTTACCTTGGTGCTTCTGCCGGCGCCGGGTCTCGCATCGTCCTGTTTCGAATGCCACAAACCGAGCGAATTCCAGGGCGCGGTCGTTCACCGTCCGGTCGCCGAAAAACGTTGTGATCAATGTCACAATCCCCATGTCGCCCGGCATGAAGGCCTGCTGGTCATGGCGCAGCGTGAATTGTGTCAGGGGTGCCACGAGCCACTGCGCAAGCGCATGGAGAATAGTTCGTTTCTGCATCAGCCGGTTAAGGAAGGCAACTGCGGCGGCTGTCATGCGCCGCATGCCTCGGCGGTCGCCGGGTTGCTCGACAAACCCGAAAAGGAACTGTGCTTTGGCTGCCATGACCGCTTGAACAAGTCCTATTCCCGTCCGCATAAGCCCTTTCAGGACGGTCGTTGCGGAACCTGTCACGATCCCCACGGCGGTGACGATTATCGCCTGCTGAAGACGTCCGGCGCCGGGTTGTGCCTGGGCTGTCATAAAAATGAAGAGGGGATGAAAAAGGCCCACCTTGGCCGCGATTCCCGTTCTCTCGACTGTCTGGGTTGTCATCATCCCCACGGCGGCGACGGGCGGGGACTGCTGCGGGGGGTCAAGCACAAGCCTTTCGCCCAGGGGAACTGCCAGACCTGCCACGGTAAGAGCCAGGGTGCGGACAGCTGTCTCGGGTGCCACCAGGGGGTGTTGGCTTCGTTCAACAAGACCCATAGCCATCTGCAAAGCAGCGATGGCGGCAATCCCTGCATCGCCTGTCACAATCCCCATGTCGGTGACCGGGCTGGGCTGTTGCCGGCCAATGAGGGGGCCGGTTGCCAATCCTGCCATCCCGGAACCTTCAAGCGGAGTTCGCAGATGCTGCATCAGCATCCCGGTTGGAACAAGTGCTCCGATTGTCACGATCTGCACGGCTCCGACTGGCCGGGGATGGTCAAGGGCTCGGCCGCGGATGTCTGTGCCAATTGCCATGAACGGCACAAGAGCTTTTCCCATCCCATGGGTGAAAAGGCTCTGGACCCACGCAACGGCACCCCGATGGACTGCATGACTTGCCACGATGCCAACGTCGGGACCAATTACAAGTACTTCCTCCATGGCAGTGCCGAGCGCGGTCTCTGTGTCCAGTGTCATCTGAGCTATTAA
- a CDS encoding cytochrome c3 family protein, giving the protein MTLKAGCRSAHDGLCTGLTGCLCLLIMLLAPSAQAAVTGLCSSCHTMHYSQDGGVLPEWGDDGPYEALLTSTCAGCHMGVNNGDATPFVFSSQPPVYGLSGSGADSNTLAGGNFYWVAQAGGDTRGHNVHGLMARDQTLSQPPGYTGNRAAADGSVPAGGSWPVGQQVTCAGVYGCHGSHSEQSLAEAVRGGHHQGRSGALVSPGTEPANGFRMLVGIAGYEDADWEFHPTTAAHNQYKGATGGTDNSTISSLCARCHGNFHSAVTAGSPWLRHPVDYDMGSTAPSSEYRSYGGENLNSYRPDIPVASLNVSQPLTKVTFSGDTIVACVSCHRAHGSPNHKMMRWDYAGSIGGGCTACHTSKD; this is encoded by the coding sequence ATGACATTAAAAGCGGGTTGCCGATCTGCCCATGATGGGCTGTGTACGGGGTTGACGGGGTGTCTCTGTCTGCTGATCATGCTTTTGGCGCCGTCGGCACAGGCGGCGGTAACCGGGCTCTGTTCCAGTTGTCACACCATGCATTACAGCCAGGATGGGGGCGTCCTGCCCGAATGGGGGGATGACGGTCCCTATGAGGCGCTGCTGACTTCAACCTGCGCCGGCTGCCACATGGGCGTGAATAACGGGGACGCGACCCCTTTCGTCTTTTCTTCTCAGCCTCCGGTCTACGGCCTTTCCGGTTCCGGCGCCGACAGCAATACCCTCGCCGGAGGCAACTTCTACTGGGTCGCGCAAGCCGGCGGCGATACCCGGGGCCATAACGTCCATGGCCTGATGGCCCGCGATCAGACCTTGTCGCAGCCCCCCGGCTATACCGGCAATCGCGCCGCCGCCGACGGTAGCGTCCCCGCTGGTGGTTCCTGGCCCGTTGGGCAGCAGGTGACCTGCGCCGGGGTTTACGGCTGTCATGGTAGCCACAGCGAACAGTCCCTGGCTGAAGCGGTGCGTGGCGGCCATCATCAGGGGCGCAGCGGTGCGCTTGTTAGCCCCGGTACCGAGCCTGCCAACGGCTTCCGCATGCTGGTGGGGATTGCCGGTTACGAAGATGCCGACTGGGAGTTTCACCCCACCACCGCCGCCCACAACCAGTACAAGGGTGCAACCGGCGGGACCGACAACTCCACGATCAGTTCGCTGTGTGCCCGCTGCCACGGCAACTTCCATTCGGCAGTCACCGCCGGTTCCCCCTGGCTGCGTCATCCCGTCGACTACGACATGGGTTCTACCGCGCCGAGTTCCGAATATCGCTCCTATGGCGGCGAGAACCTCAATAGCTATCGGCCGGATATTCCCGTGGCCAGCCTGAATGTCAGCCAGCCTTTGACCAAGGTCACTTTCTCCGGTGATACCATCGTCGCCTGCGTTTCCTGCCATCGTGCCCATGGCTCTCCCAATCACAAGATGATGCGTTGGGATTATGCCGGAAGCATCGGTGGCGGCTGCACGGCCTGTCACACTTCCAAGGATTGA
- a CDS encoding YncE family protein: MFFKPGFSTFLCLLLFGFLLSGCAGGTAVGRTAPRVTADQSLVSLYLSTTGVSTEKIELTIEGLALLIGDVWIDLPAEAQRLQRRKLEGRQLLLGVGAFPVGECRRLRFNVKEVRVGGQGGPQVSDQAVELPLSRPLTLNGSGSTCLFVDWQLQPSQLGEAPFVPRFSAHGQELPLGQDLAYVVCDDINTLYLLRTDTNFVTAALGLPGPLGELAVDSRRRRLYVLSTGDRAIHVFSSANTQYLERIPLSITVNPRNLCLSTDGSSAYVSDPATNRVLKVDLESGVVAAQEIVGFRPERLHYFVADGRSWLAVSSPTAQRVYLLNGDSLALLREIPAGLEADGMLFYHDQFYVAERGSSSVSAFDYRSGRQLSRITVGWEPVYLLGFDNKVFVSNQKDAALSVFHAGQNATARRIPLDASPFVMAASERRRQLYIAHREVHSLSVLDLSSERIIGEIMLGGAPFFVAVLD; encoded by the coding sequence ATGTTCTTTAAACCCGGATTTTCGACCTTTCTTTGCCTGCTGCTTTTTGGTTTTCTGCTCAGCGGATGCGCCGGTGGCACAGCGGTGGGGCGCACGGCCCCCCGTGTGACGGCGGACCAGTCCCTGGTTTCGCTCTATCTGTCCACCACTGGAGTTTCTACGGAAAAGATCGAGTTGACGATCGAGGGCCTCGCTCTTCTCATTGGGGATGTCTGGATCGACCTTCCGGCCGAGGCGCAACGGCTGCAACGGCGAAAACTTGAAGGGCGGCAGTTGCTCCTTGGGGTTGGCGCTTTTCCCGTCGGCGAGTGCCGGCGCTTGCGTTTCAATGTGAAAGAGGTTCGCGTCGGCGGACAGGGGGGGCCGCAGGTTTCCGATCAGGCCGTGGAACTCCCTTTGTCCCGACCGTTGACCTTGAACGGGTCGGGCAGTACTTGCCTCTTTGTCGACTGGCAGCTGCAGCCGTCCCAGCTCGGGGAAGCCCCTTTTGTGCCCCGCTTTTCCGCTCATGGGCAAGAGCTTCCGCTGGGACAGGATCTGGCCTATGTCGTCTGTGACGACATCAACACCCTGTATCTGCTGCGCACGGATACCAACTTTGTCACTGCGGCGCTGGGCCTACCGGGGCCCCTCGGGGAACTGGCGGTCGACAGCCGCAGGCGGCGCTTGTATGTCCTGAGCACAGGGGATCGGGCCATTCATGTCTTCAGCAGCGCCAATACCCAGTACCTTGAGCGGATTCCCCTGTCGATTACCGTCAACCCCCGCAATCTCTGTCTTTCCACAGATGGGTCCAGTGCCTATGTGAGCGATCCCGCCACCAATCGGGTGCTCAAGGTCGATCTCGAAAGCGGGGTCGTCGCGGCTCAGGAAATCGTCGGTTTCCGTCCGGAACGGCTACACTATTTTGTCGCCGACGGGCGCTCCTGGTTGGCGGTCAGTTCCCCCACCGCCCAGCGGGTCTATCTCCTCAACGGCGACAGCCTGGCCTTGCTGCGGGAAATCCCCGCCGGCTTGGAAGCCGACGGCATGCTCTTTTACCATGACCAGTTTTATGTAGCGGAGCGCGGTAGCAGTTCGGTTTCCGCCTTCGACTATCGCAGCGGTCGGCAACTCTCCCGTATTACTGTGGGGTGGGAGCCGGTCTATCTGCTCGGATTCGACAACAAGGTTTTTGTCAGCAACCAGAAAGATGCCGCACTCTCGGTTTTTCACGCCGGACAGAATGCGACCGCCAGGCGCATTCCCCTGGACGCCTCGCCCTTTGTCATGGCGGCCTCGGAGCGCCGACGGCAGCTCTATATCGCCCATCGTGAGGTCCACAGCCTGAGCGTGCTGGATCTGTCCAGTGAGAGGATCATCGGCGAAATCATGCTCGGGGGGGCTCCCTTTTTTGTCGCCGTTCTCGATTGA